The nucleotide window CCGTCGAGCCGCTCATACGTGTCGATCTGCCAGGCGTCCGGCGAGAGCCAGCGCTTGGTGAGGACCGGAGTGAGCTTCTCGAGAACCTCGCGCCGTGGCTGGGTCACTTCTTCTCCTCGTTACCGACGCTGTCACCGGCGGGCTTGCCGTCGCCGGCGGGCGGGTTGTCGGCGACGCCGGCGGCCTCGGCGGGGTTCGACGGGACCGCGGTGGCGTCCGTCTTCGTCGCGTCCGGCGTCGGCGTCGACGCGTCGGGGTTGCGCTGCTGGGCGGTGCGCACCTGCGGGTCCTTGACGTCCCCGCCGCCGGTGCTCGTGCCCGCGGCCCGGTGCTCCACCTTGTCGGTCACCGCGCCGACCGCGGCCTTGACCGCACCGGCCGCCTTACGCCCGGCGGCGGCGAGCTTGCCGGTCTGCGCGGGCTTCTCCCGGACCGGTCCCGGGTCCTTGACGGCCTTTGCGGACTCGTCGCGGGCCGGCTTGGTCGTCGTGATCGGGGCGTCGATGTTGAAGTTCGCGACCGCGATGCCGTGTTCCCGGGCGAGGCTGACGCCGCGCAGCGTCGGCGCGCCGGCCGGGCCGTCGGCGACCGCGCCGTCCCGCTCGTCGCCGAAGCCGGCCAGCTGGTGCTGCATCTCCTTGAGCGAGCAGATCCGCGCGCCGCGGATCGGCGCCGGCCGCTCGTCCTTGCGCAGCTGCTCGACCAGGTCGACCGCCGCCTGCGGCGTGGTGTTGTCGATCGCGAAGTCGTAGTTGACGGTCACGACCGGCGCGTAGTCGCAGGCCGCGAGGCACTCGGCGTGCTCCAGCGTGATCTTGCCGTCGG belongs to Amorphoplanes digitatis and includes:
- the nuoE gene encoding NADH-quinone oxidoreductase subunit NuoE — protein: MSETTVDFSPAAAPLAEKLLEQALEIIGRYPVGRERSALLPLLHLVQTEEGHVSPRGVAFCAEVLGINKAQVGAVATFYTMYKRRPTGEYLVSVCTNTLCNVMGGQEVYDGLVEHLGVGHDETTADGKITLEHAECLAACDYAPVVTVNYDFAIDNTTPQAAVDLVEQLRKDERPAPIRGARICSLKEMQHQLAGFGDERDGAVADGPAGAPTLRGVSLAREHGIAVANFNIDAPITTTKPARDESAKAVKDPGPVREKPAQTGKLAAAGRKAAGAVKAAVGAVTDKVEHRAAGTSTGGGDVKDPQVRTAQQRNPDASTPTPDATKTDATAVPSNPAEAAGVADNPPAGDGKPAGDSVGNEEKK